The following is a genomic window from Octopus sinensis linkage group LG20, ASM634580v1, whole genome shotgun sequence.
TTTGGAGACAATGCAAAAATCAGTGGCAAAAGAAGGAGATGTGCTTTCAGTTGACCCAAAAGCTTCTAGTAATGAATTGCTTATCACCAATATCCAAGGGGGACATGAGGTAATAATGGTTGATATTGGTAGTGCAGCATCTATTGTTACTGAGACAATAAAAACCTCTACTGATGCAGACCTTGAGGGAACCGAGCAAAAAGACAATAATCAACaatatgtatttgatgttgttggTTCCGAAGAACAGTCAGCAGGCAATTTATTAACAGCTAAATCTGGCTCTACTCTTTTGACAACCACTTCAACTGTGACCAGTACTCTTGgatcaacaaccacaacatccATTAATACACAGGCTGCTTCCAAATTTAGAGATGCTGGTCAGCAAACTGAGAAATCTCGGCAAGCAGCTGAACAAAAACAATCTGTACTATCAGCAACATTGCCGCCAAAGCAGACTGTAGTCTCACAAGCTGTATCTCAAGCTAAGCAAGTTCAGGTTCAGTCTACATCTCCTTCAAATCCAGTTGTATCTTCTCAGCATGTTCAGCTTATTAATAAACAAGCTGGACAGTCTACATCCGCTTCTACACCATCTACAATTAACACCTCTAAACAGATGCAGGTAACATCTCAATTGCCAACAAAACAGACATTTGTATTTGCTCCAAAACCAGCTCAGGTGGCACAAACCTCATTACTGAAACAGGCACAAACAACTCAGCAAACTTTGCTTAAACAACCAGTAACAAGTGCATCTTTGCCGAAATTGGACCAATCCCAGCAAAGTACAGTTTCTAAGTTGGTTACAACACAGCCAATCACTTATACTCAGGCTAAACAATCTTCTCAGCTCCAGTCAGCAGTTACTCCTTCTAAACTTGTACCTTCCAAAGTATCACTAATATCTGCACCTAGACCATCGACTGTAAGTCCAcagacaataacaataaaacagcCACAAGCTCAACAGGTTTCTTTGCAACAGATGGCTTCGATGTCTAAAACAGGGCAGTCCTTACTTCAGCCGTCACAAGAAGCTCAAGTACAATCGTCTGTAAAGACCACGCCTGTGCAGTTGAAGCAAACAGTTACTCAGCCAATAACACTTCCACAATCTAAACAAATTGTACTACAATCATCCACCACATCTCCACAGAAACAGACTCAACCCCAACAGATTACTACATGGCAAGTCCAATCGCCAGTATCAAAACCAGCACAGTCGGTACAAGTTAAACCAGGTCTCCAAGTTTTACAGCCAAAACCCATTCAGCGTTTACAACCAAAAGAAGGAGTGCAAGCACAAGCTAGCAtactgcaacaacagcaacagcctaAGCAAATAGCAAAATCTCCAACAACACAAGTGCAAATGACTTCTACACAACAGTTGTCGGCTAAAACTACGACTGCACAACCAGTAACAAAACAAATTATTGTACAACAGTCTCCGAAAACAGTTACAGTGCAACAGCAGCAATCCACTAAACCAATTactgtacaacaacaacagcagcagtcccCTAAAACAGTTACTATACAGCAGCAGCCTTCTAAACCAGTAacactacaacagcagcagccttCTAAACCAGTTACagtacaacaacagcagcctTCTAAAACAGTTACTATACAGCAACAGCAGCCTTCTAAGCCAGTTACAGTACAGCAGCAGCTTTCTAAACCAGGTACAGTGCAACAAGCTACAAAGTCAATTATAATACAACAACCAGCCAAATTGGTCTCAGCACAACAGCAGCCAGTAAAATCAGTTACAATACAGCAGCAAGTACCAGTAAAATCAACAGCTGTTCAACAACAGCAGCCTACTAAAACAATTTCAGTGCAACAGCAATCTGAAAAGCCAGCAGTGGTGCTACAGCAACCGGCCAAGTCTGTTACTCTTGTACAGCAACCTGCAAAATCTGTGACTTTGGTACAGCAACCGCCTTTAAAAGTAACATCcttgcaacaacagcagcaaaccaCAAAGTCTGTAACCGTGCAACAGCAAACTGTAAAGTCAACAACTTTGTCTCAGTCAGAGCCAGGTAAAACAACTGTAACACAACTGCCAGTTAAGGCTGTTGTCTCACCACAGACGCAAAAACCTATTGTTGTGCAAGTGCAAAAGCCAGTTCAAACAACACAGGCAGCAGTGACCCAAgtttcatcacaacaaacattGAAGCCATCGCAGCCTGCTGTCACTACTTTAGTTTCTATTCCGTCACAGCAACAATTACCAAAAACTGTAACTGAAACACTTGTTGGTCAGCAGCAATCAGCAAAATCAGTTAATGTTCAGCAGTTAGTTAGTCAACAAGAACCTATTATTCAGAAGCAGGTGATGTCAGCTGCATCTACATTACAACAACCACAGTCTAAAATCTTATCTGTCACTCAACCAGCCTCCACGCAACCTAGTACGGTACAACAGCAAACCTCAAGACTACATGAAAGTGTGCCAAAAGGCCAAACTCCAGAATCAAAAATATTCTCAGATGTTAAATCTAAAGATCAACAGCAATCCTCCACTGCACAATCACAACAGCTTAAAAGTATGAGATCATTGGTAGTGCAACCAGGGAAAGCTCCAGAAACTGTACAAAAGGAAAAATCTTTAGGAACAGAAACAAAAAGGACAGAAGCAGTGTTGAACACTGTAAAGAAAGCAATGGTATCACAAGAAGTGGGGAAGAAACCAGAACATGTGCAAGATGTTCAGAAACAGACAGAATCATTACAGAAGGCTAGTAAGGAATCAGGCACACCACCTGTGAGTGTTAGAAGAACAGAAATACCACAGGAAGCTGGGAAGAAAGCAGAGCATTTGCAAGATACTGCAAAGAAAATAGACCTTTCCAAAGATGTTGCAAAGAAAGTGGAACTGTCAAAAGAGGCTGCAAAGAAGATGGAATCATCAAATGAGGCTGCGAGAAAAGTGGAGCCACCAAAAGATGTTGGGAAGAAGGTGGAATTGCCAAAAGATGCAAAGAAAGTTGAACCACAAAAAGACGTTCCAAAGAAGGTTGAACCACCAAAAGATGTTGCAAAGAAGGTAGAGCCACCAAAAGATGTTCCAAAGAAAGTGGAACCACCAAAAGATGTTGCAAAGAAGGTAGAACTTTCAAAAGATGTTCCAAAGAGGGTTGAACCACCAAAAGATGTTGGAAAGAAGGTAGAAATGCCAAAAGAGGTTGCAAAGAAGGTGGAGCCTCCAAAAGTAGAAGTACTAAAAGATACTGCGAAGAAGATGGAAGTGTCAAGAGATGCTGCCAACAAAGTAGAACCATCAAAGGATGCCACAAAGAAAGTGGAACCACCAAAAGATGCTGCAAAGAAGGTGGAACCACCAAAAGATGCTGCAAAGAAAGTAGAACCACCAAAAGATGCAGCAAAGAAGGTAGAGCCACCAAAAGATGCAGCAAAGAAGGTAGAGCCACCAAAAGATGCAGCAAAGAAGGTAGAGCCACCAAAAGATGCAGTAAAGAAGGTGGAACCTCCAAAAGATGTTCCAAAGAAGGTAGAACCACCAAAAGATGCTGCAAAGAAGGCAGAATCACCAAAAGATGCAGCAAAGAAGGTAGAGCCACCAAAAGATGCTGCAAAAAAGACAGAACCACCGAAAGATGCTGCAAAGAAGGTAGAGCCACCAAAAGATGCTGCAAAGAAGGCAGAACCACCAAAAGATGCCACAAAGAAAGTGGAACCACCAAAAGATGTTACAAAGAAAGTGGAACCATCAAAAGATGCTGCAAAGAAAGTGGAACCTTCAAAGGATGTTGGAAAAAGGGTAGAGCCACCAAAAGATGCTGTAAAGAAAGTGGAATCACCAAAAGATGCTGCAAAGAAGGTAGAACCATCGAAAGAGCTTGGAAAAAAGACAGAGTCGCCAAAAGATGCTGCAAAAAGAGCTGAACCTATTAAAGATGCTGGGAAAAAGGTAGAAAGTGCGAAGGATGCTGCAAAAAAGGCAGAGGTACAAAAAGATATTGGGAAGAGAGCAGAACCTGTGAAAAAGGTGGAGTCACCAAAAGATGCTCAGAAAGTAAAAGATGTTGGAAGAAAAGAAGTATCAAAAGATACTGGGAAAAAGACAGAATTTGCCAAAGATGTTGAGAAGACAGAATCACCGAAGAAAGTGGAGGTGTCTCAGGAAACTGTAAAGAAGGCAGAATCTTTGAAAGAAGCAGCTGGGAAGAAAGCAGAAACAACAAAGGAGACTAATCAGCAAAGTTCTATGACAAAAACTGTCGGGGAATTAAAATCTATATCTATTAATAAACCAAAAGAAGATGCAGCTGTAGCTGGCCAGACGCAGACAGTGAAGGTACAAGTACCAATGACCAGTATTTTAAAACAAGTAGGGGAAACTAACAAGGAAGTGCAACAAGTTGAACCACCTCAAAAGATGCAGAAGTTTGACTCTCCAAAATACCAGTTAAAGTCCTCCACCACCAGTGCTGCAGGACATCATTTAGGAGTTGTCAGCATTCCAGAAATGACTGTTACTACACAAGCGAATCAAGCAGTTGTTGGTACTCTAGAAAGTCAAGTGGAGGTTGTGAGTACTCCAAGTAACCAAGTAGAGATTGTCAGTACTCCAAGTAACCAAGTAGAGATTGTCAGTACTCCAAGTAACCAGGTAGAGATTGTTAGTACTCCGAGTAATCAAATAGAAGTTGTGAGCACCCCGGAAAATAAAGTAGAAGTTGTTGGTGCGTCAGGGAACCAATTACAAGTTTTTGGAACTCAAATGAGTCAACTGGAAGTTGTTGGAGCTTCTGGAAATCAGTTGACAGTTGTCAGTACTTCAGGGAATCAACTGGCACTTGTTAGTACCCCTAGCAACCAACTAGAAACATTTAGTATTTCAGAACAGCAGCTTCAGGTTGTTGCTGGTGGGGAGACTCTATTGCAAACAGTTAACAGTGGAGAGCAGCCACTAGAAGCATTGGATGGCcagacacaacagcaacaactagagGCAGTAGTTTTACAAGATCAGGGAACACTTAGTATACAACAATTAGCAGCCAGTCAACAAGCTGTAACTGAACAGCAAGACGATGTACAGATTATTGAGTGTGCAACTCCAGATTTGACTGGGAACAAAGGACAAACAGAAGCAGCAACTCCAAGACGTAGAGGTAGGCCACCTAAGTCTACTACTCCAGCAGCATCTCAGGCCACTAAAAGCACAGATAGTGAGTTTGAAACTCCAAAATCCAGTAACCGATCTTTACGTGTTCGGAGCAAAGAAACCAGTGGTGATGAATCAGAGCCTAGTGCTACAAaagaaaccaaacaaacaaagagaAAGTCTTCCAAAGAAACTGATTTATCCGAAGACGCTGAACAAAGTGTTGATAGTGCAGGGGAATCTAAGAATGAATCTACTTTAAAACGAAAGCGAGGTAGGCCTCGGAAAGATGATCCTCCTAAGAAAGCAGAAAAAGCAACCACTGAAAAACACGACACGCCTTCTTCAAGTCAAAAGAGAGGTCGTCCAAGAAAAGATTCATTAGAAAAGAATTATGATGTTGATTCTCCAGAAGGACGAGCTAAACGTCAGAAGATTAgcaatgaagaagaggaggaggacgaagAAGAAGGTAGGCGCCGTTCTGGCAGAATAAAGAAAGGTCAGGAAGAAAAGTCACAGAAAAAGTCCTCTCCTGAAACATCTactaagaaaaaggaaaaattatctTCAAAGGGCAAGGACGCAGCAAAAGAATCACCGAATGTGTCAAAGAAAGCTGAAGATACTCTGCCACGTCGTGGTAGACCAAAAAGTAAGGAAACACCAAAATCTGCAAAGAAAGATGCTGAGAGTATTGAAGTAGCTGAGAAATCTTCAGGTCGCCGATCAAAGGCAGCGAGTGAGAAAGATGGTGAGCCAGTTGCTAGCACTTCTGGAATTAAGTATGTCAGGAAGCGTAAGGCTGAATTTGATGACGATGAGGTGCCTTCAGAAGAAAGTGATGAAGCTGTTAGTGAATTATCAAGAATTGATCTTCCATCTAAAGTTTCTATGGCTTCGCCAAAAAAGAAAGCAAGGTATTTTGAAGATACTGCTGTAGGTACAAGTACAATTTATGATgatagtgaagatgatgatgttgacgaagatgaagaggaggaagaggagattgAAGAAGTTGAGGaagacgacgaggatgatgacgaAAGTGATGAATATATAGGAACTGTTATCACTTCTCCTAGAAGTAAAACCATGTCGTATTCTCATATTAAAAGTAGTAATGAATCCATGCGAGACATGAAACAGGAGCCTCTTGAAATGGAAGTAGAGGACATGGAAGGGTATATTGAAGATAAAAATGACAATACTATTGAAGACAGAGATGATAGAGAGGAAATTTATGAGCTTGAAGAAGAATCTTTGTCAAGAATTATCTGTGGAGATGATGGAGCAGTTCTCACTCCTATTAGAGTTCACAGGCGGAGACTTGATGACAAACAAGATGATATTTATAACATTGATCAAATTGATGAGGATGAGTTTTTGGCTGCAAAAAATGCTGCTATGCAAGACAAATCTCCAAGGACACCACAGACACCTCAGTTTGTTGAGGTTGAAACTGTTTTTGAATCTCCTGGTAGACGAtctgtacaaacacagacagatccACGActgagaaaaaagaaatttgGACCACTTGGGCAAGAAGGTGAAATTGATGAAATAGATGCAGATGATGGAGATCTTTATAGAAGACGTCGCCGAAAGAAGGAAGAGTCAGATTTCAGTTTATTTGAAGATGAACCGAAGCGCAAGAGTGTTAAAAGAAACACTGAAGAAGCTCTGAAATGTCCATTTTGCGATAAGGCCTTCATTGGTCTGGTAAAGCATATTAAGAGTAAACATCGCCATGAAGCAGATTATGATGAAGAAATGCGTAATGCAAAATGGAGAGAGCGTATCATGAAAGTTTCAACACAAGGTGGGGACGAAGCTGGTGAGACCTGTTCTGAATGTGGTAAGGTCACGAAAAATATGAAGCGCCATCAAGAACTTCACCAGCAAAACAGAATGCAAAGCGCTTGTCCAATTTGTGGAAAGGTAGTCTTAAGAACAGGAATCAGCTCTCACATGCGCACTGTTCATTCTGGAAGAAAGCCTTATAAATGTCCTCATTGTGATTATTCATCAGCATTCCGTGGAAATCTTAACACTCATATTAAAGGTATGCATTTGCACACTCGTCAATATCTCTGTGACGTATGCAAAGCTGCATTCAAAACTTTAGGTGCTCTTATTGGGCATACGAAACGAGTACATGAAGGTTGGAAATCTCCTaatcaaaaaattttcatttgcTCTGTCTGTGAGAAAAGGTTTACAAAGAAGTACCATGTTGACCggcacatgcttatacatacaggagaaaaaccacaCAAGTGCACTGATTGTGGCCGCTGCTTCAATAATAAGTCGAACCTTATGTCTCATATTCAATTAGTGCATAAGAAATTATCACCTTATCAATGTGATATGTGCCAGGAGACTTTTAAACGTAAGAAATTATTGCTTGAACATATTGGAAAAGTTCACGTAGCTGCTGGAGAAATGGCTCCACTGATTaaagacgaagatgatgatgatgatgaggatgaaatgTTAGATGATGGTATGGATGATGAGGAGATTGATGACATGAGAAAAGTAACCGAATTAGTACAATCTCAAGCAGTATATGCTACAGTAACTGATGGTTCAGTTGCTGAAGGAACTTATACTGCTGTTGTCACTGATGCAGCACACGAACTTAACAATCAGACAATAACTACATTACAAACAGAGGGTGGACAAGAGACCATTATTATTGTGCATACAGCTAACCCAGAAGAAGTTGCTCATGCTATCGTTGAACAGGGAGATGGAACAGTGCAATACGAAACATCTGGTCAAACTATCACTGGAACAACTGCAGCTGAATTATTTTCTCAAATGCAGTCTTAAAAGGTAAGCTTGGTTTTTCTTATCAAATATACATCAATCAGtaatatgcattattattatgaaatatatcgAATTAACATTTATTTCCTTTCTATTTATCGTTGTTTGTGAgatgatttaatttatttattaacaagaCAGTGAAGTGGTAGCAAAGTACAGGagcttgatgtaatcgactagttttaACCCCAcctagaatttcaggccttgtacctctagtagaaagaattattaaacaaaGTAGTGAAGTGGCAGAATTCTTAACACACTGGAcagaatgctttgtggcatttcttcagtGTTTATGTTCCAAGGTCaacttctttcatcctttcagtgtagATGTAGTCAACTATCCCATTCACTcttaaattgctagccttgtgccaaaattgaaaccattaattttatcattattattattaacaaggcagaatcattagcacgccaggcgaaatgcttagcagtattttgcccattgctacattttgacttcaaattccaccacggtcaactttgcctttcatcctttcagggtcagtgaataaagtactagtgaagcgcaggccaatgtaatcaactacccctccccacaaatttcaggctttgtgcttttagtagaaaggattattaataattttaaaatatttttttcagtttaccTTATTAAAAGTTCctttaaattctttatatttacagGAGAGAGACCTTTCTTCCTTTTCGCTAATGGTGTAACAGCTTCAAAATATCCATTATCAGAGCACAAGATTTTGTTTCAATTCCATAGCTGGTTAGTTTTGAAATGATAATGAATATTCTTTGAAAgactttgtgttttatatatatatatatataaatatatatatatatatgtgtctgtgtgtgtgtatatatatgtgtatgtgtgtgtgtatgcataaatgaatgtgtatgtgtgtataaatatatatataaacacatacataatgtatatatacacacatacacattgtacaTCAGAAGAAGCACTTGGAAGTGTACGTTTTTGATATTGTACCATTTATAAATTGGTTGAATAGTTTTAAACCACCTCAGACGAACAATGGCTTATCAGTCCTGGTTTACAATTTAGGTGGCAACATTGTTACTTATGTTCTTTAagcttttaaaatgtttatatttctattaatatttttatctagGCTATGAATTCAAAAGGTAACTTAGAAAGCGTTTGAAATTCCGAAGATTAATTCATTGTACCTCTTTTCtggggtgggtgtgtatgtgtgtcaaatTGAATACGCATCCAAAAGAGctactattatgtgtgtgtgtgtgtattatatgctaTGATGATTGTTTATGATTTGAATGACATTGTCAGGTAGGTAtgaggccagatctagccagtgtgaatgtgtgtacgtacacacacacatatatatatatatacacacacacacacacacacatatatatacatatgcacatgtataaatatatatatatatatttgtttcagccagGTGGCTGGAGCAACACtgtgtgggaatatatatatctatgtgagtatatgtatgtctgagtaTAAAAGAAATGACTTTTGGAAAGAAATTTCGGCAAGAACTTATTTtagtttgattgattgatatCTTCGATTTATTAACTTTGTCTAGTTATATTTGttttcagaaattttaaaatattttcaatatttgattTCTATTACAAGCCACccattaaacaaatttttttactgGTAAAAATGGAAGTTCCTTTTGTCATTTTGTCACTCTATGCTTGTTGCTTCCATTATACTTTCACATTATGAAATGttccttattttttttagtttagatTTCCTCAACATAGAACTAGTTCCGATATTATTTATATTGGCGTGATCATTTGCTTCTTATGtaatattcaaataatttttctaattttttatcttCTCAATATCATctaaataatacagttctatatttaagagatgaggaattatgtatattatttacatttgacagatatttgtcctcatcttgtttgttgttaacccatTTCGGCTGTATACCCTGCAGCCTTTGTCAGGTGATACATGCCACCCCCCTCAAAATAAAGGTAGaggaacattgcaaagctgtgacacgagatattgataaatcaagtatagctgatcatgtgtggaaaaatggagaccacctccctctgtggaatgaaattaaaata
Proteins encoded in this region:
- the LOC115222603 gene encoding titin isoform X4, whose amino-acid sequence is MEISGNNLPQSINPDTIQTQDGSIQIPSTHVGSLTSESHAVTDVDIISGTSLSSVPGAIVTSAGVQQTQTVLVSPELFTTLPQVQPTSEGIETTEVTSTTLGGVTYAFIKGLDSSLGSQATCITTPKSILTGQSGGMDVELIPVDNVALQVMAVETKSNDKEKDQDKDDGSSIKHQMIQHAVLVQDPNSQISSLTGKDTEFMTTSGNVSLSVNNTYVCEDGSTLDSTPIQITSKDSKMEEKNPALEAAIQETYFQLDHNMLKSSGVDLNKATLQASADGAQFFVIDLSETEVQNSIPMEIETEQIIKEETVSIDSSAMNIDSNNDETNEVPTESSPYYVVQHVTKTDSDQPEKYFPIKQLPADLKGLVSLSPDIKSKETPVAISLQKDLETMQKSVAKEGDVLSVDPKASSNELLITNIQGGHEVIMVDIGSAASIVTETIKTSTDADLEGTEQKDNNQQYVFDVVGSEEQSAGNLLTAKSGSTLLTTTSTVTSTLGSTTTTSINTQAASKFRDAGQQTEKSRQAAEQKQSVLSATLPPKQTVVSQAVSQAKQVQVQSTSPSNPVVSSQHVQLINKQAGQSTSASTPSTINTSKQMQVTSQLPTKQTFVFAPKPAQVAQTSLLKQAQTTQQTLLKQPVTSASLPKLDQSQQSTVSKLVTTQPITYTQAKQSSQLQSAVTPSKLVPSKVSLISAPRPSTVSPQTITIKQPQAQQVSLQQMASMSKTGQSLLQPSQEAQVQSSVKTTPVQLKQTVTQPITLPQSKQIVLQSSTTSPQKQTQPQQITTWQVQSPVSKPAQSVQVKPGLQVLQPKPIQRLQPKEGVQAQASILQQQQQPKQIAKSPTTQVQMTSTQQLSAKTTTAQPVTKQIIVQQSPKTVTVQQQQSTKPITVQQQQQQSPKTVTIQQQPSKPVTLQQQQPSKPVTVQQQQPSKTVTIQQQQPSKPVTVQQQLSKPGTVQQATKSIIIQQPAKLVSAQQQPVKSVTIQQQVPVKSTAVQQQQPTKTISVQQQSEKPAVVLQQPAKSVTLVQQPAKSVTLVQQPPLKVTSLQQQQQTTKSVTVQQQTVKSTTLSQSEPGKTTVTQLPVKAVVSPQTQKPIVVQVQKPVQTTQAAVTQVSSQQTLKPSQPAVTTLVSIPSQQQLPKTVTETLVGQQQSAKSVNVQQLVSQQEPIIQKQVMSAASTLQQPQSKILSVTQPASTQPSTVQQQTSRLHESVPKGQTPESKIFSDVKSKDQQQSSTAQSQQLKSMRSLVVQPGKAPETVQKEKSLGTETKRTEAVLNTVKKAMVSQEVGKKPEHVQDVQKQTESLQKASKESGTPPVSVRRTEIPQEAGKKAEHLQDTAKKIDLSKDVAKKVELSKEAAKKMESSNEAARKVEPPKDVGKKVELPKDAKKVEPQKDVPKKVEPPKDVAKKVEPPKDVPKKVEPPKDVAKKVELSKDVPKRVEPPKDVGKKVEMPKEVAKKVEPPKVEVLKDTAKKMEVSRDAANKVEPSKDATKKVEPPKDAAKKVEPPKDAAKKVEPPKDAAKKVEPPKDAAKKVEPPKDAAKKVEPPKDAVKKVEPPKDVPKKAESPKDAAKKVEPPKDAAKKTEPPKDAAKKVEPPKDAAKKAEPPKDATKKVEPPKDVTKKVEPSKDAAKKVEPSKDVGKRVEPPKDAVKKVESPKDAAKKVEPSKELGKKTESPKDAAKRAEPIKDAGKKVESAKDAAKKAEVQKDIGKRAEPVKKVESPKDAQKVKDVGRKEVSKDTGKKTEFAKDVEKTESPKKVEVSQETVKKAESLKEAAGKKAETTKETNQQSSMTKTVGELKSISINKPKEDAAVAGQTQTVKVQVPMTSILKQVGETNKEVQQVEPPQKMQKFDSPKYQLKSSTTSAAGHHLGVVSIPEMTVTTQANQAVVGTLESQVEVVSTPSNQVEIVSTPSNQVEIVSTPSNQVEIVSTPSNQIEVVSTPENKVEVVGASGNQLQVFGTQMSQLEVVGASGNQLTVVSTSGNQLALVSTPSNQLETFSISEQQLQVVAGGETLLQTVNSGEQPLEALDGQTQQQQLEAVVLQDQGTLSIQQLAASQQAVTEQQDDVQIIECATPDLTGNKGQTEAATPRRRGRPPKSTTPAASQATKSTDSEFETPKSSNRSLRVRSKETSGDESEPSATKETKQTKRKSSKETDLSEDAEQSVDSAGESKNESTLKRKRGRPRKDDPPKKAEKATTEKHDTPSSSQKRGRPRKDSLEKNYDVDSPEGRAKRQKISNEEEEEDEEEGRRRSGRIKKGQEEKSQKKSSPETSTKKKEKLSSKGKDAAKESPNVSKKAEDTLPRRGRPKSKETPKSAKKDAESIEVAEKSSGRRSKAASEKDGEPVASTSGIKYVRKRKAEFDDDEVPSEESDEAVSELSRIDLPSKVSMASPKKKARYFEDTAVGTSTIYDDSEDDDVDEDEEEEEEIEEVEEDDEDDDESDEYIGTVITSPRSKTMSYSHIKSSNESMRDMKQEPLEMEVEDMEGYIEDKNDNTIEDRDDREEIYELEEESLSRIICGDDGAVLTPIRVHRRRLDDKQDDIYNIDQIDEDEFLAAKNAAMQDKSPRTPQTPQFVEVETVFESPGRRSVQTQTDPRLRKKKFGPLGQEGEIDEIDADDGDLYRRRRRKKEESDFSLFEDEPKRKSVKRNTEEALKCPFCDKAFIGLVKHIKSKHRHEADYDEEMRNAKWRERIMKVSTQGGDEAGETCSECGKVTKNMKRHQELHQQNRMQSACPICGKVVLRTGISSHMRTVHSGRKPYKCPHCDYSSAFRGNLNTHIKGMHLHTRQYLCDVCKAAFKTLGALIGHTKRVHEGWKSPNQKIFICSVCEKRFTKKYHVDRHMLIHTGEKPHKCTDCGRCFNNKSNLMSHIQLVHKKLSPYQCDMCQETFKRKKLLLEHIGKVHVAAGEMAPLIKDEDDDDDEDEMLDDGMDDEEIDDMRKVTELVQSQAVYATVTDGSVAEGTYTAVVTDAAHELNNQTITTLQTEGGQETIIIVHTANPEEVAHAIVEQGDGTVQYETSGQTITGTTAAELFSQMQS